The DNA region TTCAAAACTCTTTAAACTGCATGATTGATAGATCTGAATGTCTGTTGTTTTTGAACACCCAAAATACGCTTGAAGACTTTAATACAAACGGCGAGATCGACCAACGAACGTCGTCACCCTGGGTTATGAGCGAGTTACAATTTAGCTCTCTAGTTCGTAGACGTGAACACCCTCTTGCCAACAGAGCAAAAGATCTAACAGAGAGTCAATTTAACAAATCGATAAATGCTTCTGATTCTAATACCTTTGAAGTCTCATATAAGGTGTCTACTGATCATCTTAAAAAACACAATTATAACGTTATATATAATTGGTTATATCATTGCGTCGAACAAGATTTAAAAGGTTTTGACGCTTTAACAGCCCTATATCAAGAAAGCTTCACTGATAACTTACAGAGATTGCAAGTAACACAATAAATAGAAGGAACCAGTATGGAAAGTAAAATTGCACACCTCCAGTTTATCCAAGGTGTAATCACGAGGATGAATAGCAACTCTTTCTTAATAAAAGGTTGGACGATAACTTTAATAGCTGCCCTGTTAGCTCTTTCAGCAGATAACAACCCTCAATTGTTTGTTCCTAGCTACATAGTTGGACCTATCTTTTGGTTCCTTGATGGTTTTTTTCTTTCTCAAGAAAGAAAGTTCAGAGGACTATACGACCACGTACGTCGCTTGGATGAAGCAGATATTGATTTCAGTATGAATCCAGCAGCCTATAACACTCGTACTAGCAGTTGGTTGTCAGGTATATTTTCGGACACACTTGTCTTTTTCTACTTGCCATTGATCGCAATCGTATATCAAGTATCTTGTGTAATTGGGGCATAGAATGGCTAGAAAAATTTTTATATCTTACAAATACGCCGATGCAGATGTCGCTCCGTTAAACCTAGGGTTATTAGACTTTGAGCCTACTACAGCTAGACGTTATGTCGATGTTTTACAGAGTAATTTGAGTATTTTCGACCACATAAATAAAGGTGAAAAAGACGACGAGGACCTTAGTGACTTTAAAGACTCAACTATTCGATCAAAGCTAAGAGACAAGATTTTCGATAGTAGCATCACAATTGTTCTCATAACAAAAGGGATGAAATCGTCATTCCAGAAAGAGTCTGAACAATGGATACCTTGGGAAATCTCATACTCGCTAAGAGAGTCAACCCGAGGCTTTAAAACTAGTAGACCGAACGCTATATTAGCTGTGGTTATTCCCGATAGAATGGGATCATACGATTACTTTATCCAAAATGGCAGTTGTATTCAGTGTAACTGTAGAATTTTGCGTACCGATACACTTTTTGAAGTCTTGAGAAAAAACATGTTTAATCAAAAATTACCTGAATTGAGTAATTGCGATAGTAATGTGCATACTGGCCAATCAGTCTATCTCGGCGAGCCATCCTATATTAAAGTGGTTAAGTGGAATGACTTTATCGCCGATATCGATGGTAACCTCGACTTAGCGCTTAAGCTCAGAGACAACATTGACAGCTACAACATTACAAAGACAGTAACTACCTCAGATAGTATGGCGTCAATGAATTTATTCGGTCGATGATAATATTTAATTGAAGTTCTTTTCTCAATGCAAGCGCGGTCTTCAAAAGGCAGAGGTCTCGACACATCATCCGGTGCGTACTGCACATCACTTTTGCTATTTGCCATACCTCTAGTTATTCATGACTTGCTAATGTAAGGTTTTTTGAAACTCATTTATGTCCAAAGACGTGTTTAGTGCTCATGGAACCATTATCAGATTTATTTGTGAAACAAGATGATTCCCAATTGTGTAACAGGTTGTTGGACAAACTCTGATCTGACAGTTACCCATTTTTGACTCGGTGCCAGTCAGATTTAATATGGGCTAGATTTTTTAAGCCCAGATTGTGTTCCCATCTTCCAGCTAGCTATTTCAGTTAGTACAGTTCTGCCCCATTCGCTTTTTATGCTATGATGTTCGATAATTTTAAAGTAGATCAGGAACTAAAGTGAGAAAGAGTACGATTAGATTTGTTGGAGTCATTGGGGTGGTATCTTCATTAGTTGGCTGTTTTGGTAATGAAGTGGTTGATCTTTCTAAAGAGCAATTAGTCGAAGTTATGCAACTTCAGGGTAAAAATATAGGTTGTTACTATTACGGTGAATACTCTAGTGATTTAGGAACCCCTATTATGGGACTTGAGCATAGAAACTATGCGGATAGGTTTACTTCCATATTAACCCAATGGGCTAACCAACATGGTAAAGATACTTCTAAGATCACTAGTATTGATGCTGCATTGAAATCAGCTATGCTCCAAGATATTGAAACTGCAAAAAGGAAAGGAATATCTTTAACTCAAAGCAAAGAGTTCAAAGAGGGTATCGGTGATTGTAGAGAGGTAAGGTTTGCTTCTAAACGTCTATTCGCTAGGTTAGGTATGGAATAATATTTTATAGTTTATATTAATTTTTAAGGCGTAAGTTATTGCAATGAAAGAGATTTTTTTTGGGTTATCGTTACTTACTCTAGCTGGGTGCTCAACAACGACAACAGGTCCTACTCCATCAGGAAAAGGCCAGTATGTAATGTCTAGACAAGAGGGGGCTCTCCCGTCAGGTAGTGAGCCGCTACTACAGGAGGTATTAGAACAAGCTAATAATTTTTGTAAAAGTCTAGATAAAGAATTAGAAGTAATAGACACCCACGAAAATCAGGGGCCATTTATTTTGGGAAATTATCCCAAGGCAACAATACGCTTTAAGTGTTTGTAGTGTTAGTCAAGACAACGCGATTTTACGTAATGCCGCTTAACACGAACTCAGCCAATACTTATCCGGTGCGATGTTAACCATCGCACTAGCTTTTCACAACAACTTTGCCATACCTATGTATATTTGTGGTTTGCTAATTTAGCAAAAGCACTGACAAAGTTTTGTCCAAAAATGAGCTTTACTTTATTGTCTCCTGAAAGATCCTAGTTTTTGAGAAAAACCTAGATATTAGAAAAGTCATAACGTGCTCATACGAGAGGCCAAATGATCAAATATACTGGCCGACATAAGAGCGCGAGAGCTAACAATGAAGCACTAAGCTGGTTGAAGTTAGCGTCATTAGATGCAACTTTCTTTAATAAACTTGTGAGAGATTTTAGGCTAGATGTTGTCACTCTTCGTTCAATGGCAAGTTCACGCTGAGCTACGGTACATATTCCTGAGCCAACAGAACACAACATAGAGTGAGACAGATAGCCATAGTTAGTTACACTGTCACAGGTGTCTTCAGCTAAGATTCTTTGACAATAGTATTGTACCGAAAAGCCACCCCTAGATTAAGTCTGAATGTCCATGAGATTGAGGATTTAAGCGGTTCAATTCTTAACATTTATAGTGAACAAAATAATGCTGGTGGAGATGGGTCTATCATGATGAAAAGGTAATTAAGATTTCAAGATTAATGAGCTAATAACTAGGTTAATATAAAATAAAATATTACTTAATTTTAAGTTATTATTGGAAGAAGATAATAGATTACCATATTAATTGAAAATGAAAAGACACAGCTAAAATAATTAAAGCATTATTATGACTTGTTTTATAAAAGAAAGTGGCACAACTTCAGCTCCCGTGTATACCTTTAAAAGTCAACCAGGAATTAGCGGTATTGTCCTAGGTTTTGAAATGCACAACAGAATAAAAAACAATATGAATCAGTAGCTTGATGTGTTTCCTCTACATATAAAAAGACGTGATAATGAACAAGCAAGGTTGAACTACTGTAGTATAGATCTTGTGTCTCACGAGTATACAATTATATTTAAAATGCTAAGAACTGAAAAGCACCAATTTAAATTACAACTGAATAAACATGTCCATAATATATATTAGAAATCACTATATTAATTAATATAGAAAGATTTGATATAAAGAAGAGGTAAATGTTATTTCGTAGCTATAGACCTAAATTATTATATACAATAAGTATGACTCTATTTGGCCAGCCTTTTTAATTGAACTTTGTTGTACATCATTTCTATCAAGAGCAATTCAATCCATACCTAAATAACTTTCATTAATCCCGCTAAAAATACCAGCCAATAGTACAATCTGATTGGCAATGAACATATCCGCCCAAACCATACATTTGACCAGTGCATTATTCGCTAATTGAGTGGTATAGCACGGGGAAGCGCTGGTGCATGAAGAAAGACATAATATGCTTCAACACGAATAGCAAAAGTACTGTATTTATATCCAAGTTTAGATTTCATGTTATAATTACAGTTATAACATGAAATAATCACGAGTGAGTGACACTGTCACAAGTAAAAAGGTTTCAATGTATGGCGACAAAGTTAGCATTAAATCAAAGTGGGATGAGTGCGGAAACGATATCCAAGTTAAGTAAACTGCATGAAAAACTTGAAAGTAGTAATGACAACATCAAGCGTTTAAAAGTACCACTACCTGATCTGTCTGCGGCCATTGACCCGAATCATCCTGAAATAGAAAAAGTACTTAAAAACATGAAGATATTTGAGGTAACTAGGGGAGGGCTATCAGAAGCTACTCAAAGGAACCTGTTTTCTACGTTACGAAGTTGGTGTAGTTATACTACTGACATCGGGTTACGCTACGCATTTCCAATCAATACTCAAATATTTTTTTACTGGTTTGTTCATCTGCAGCTTGAAGAGCATAAATCCTATGCCACAATCGTAACTCGTAAGAACTTGTTCTCGATTTTTTTTAAGTTGATGGATATGCCTGACGCAACAAAAGAAAGGATGATAGTGGAACGCTTCAAGGGCTTGAAACGTGACATGGCCAAAGCTGATTTGAACAAAGTAACTCAGCGTGTCGCAGTTCCGTTCCGCGCCCAACACTTAAATGCACTTCTGCCGCTGATGCGGGACTTAGAACAAACAGGCTTAAAAAACCTACGGGATCTATGCGTATTGATCATTGCATACTGTACCGGAATCCGAGAGGGGGAAATAGGTACCATTCTTAGAAAAAACATTAGTTTTTCTAATGGTTCAATAACAATAAAAAGGGTGGTTTCGAAGACCAGTAGTGCTCCAGTTGAGAAATCAATTACCAATGAGTATGCTGAGATTTTAAATAATTACCTGGCCATTGTTGATAATGCCATTGTGTTGTTTAACAAGGCCATCGATAAAGAGGAATCAAACATAGAAAAGATGGAAGAAGGGGTGCTAAAGGAAATGGCAAAGAAAAAAGTACCGGTTCGTCTAACTGAAACCAATACGTATATCTTCAGCTGGATCTATCAAAATTCTATGTTTAAAAACGGAACTACGCCAATGCCAGGAGAAACGATTGATCGCGTATTTGAACGAGCATATAAGCTATTGTATACACATGATAAAAACGCCATTAAACACCCAGACTACGGAAGAATATGGACTGGACACTCAGGGCGAGTTGGTGCTTGCATAGATGGAAAAGTCATCCACAACATGAGCGAAGCGGATTTAATGTCGATTGGTGATTGGACAAATATGAGCACAGTGATGCGATACCTAAGAGCAACAGGCCACCTTGAAGCTTCAAACATAAAGCTTCAAGGAAGTCTAAAATCTTCATAAACGTTCAATTATGTTTTTCTCAACTAATGGGAATGCTGTGGCAAAATAGTGGTTAATTGCAGATTCCACCATGGCTAAAAACTTAATTTTATGACCGATTAACCCTTTCAAATATAGTCGTTTTTGAGAACTGGTCGTATCGATTATGATTGAATCACAGTTACAACATAGATTAAGGAAGTTTTTGTGCTGGGAATGGAACTTCAAAGTTTGCTTATAGTTGTTGTTATCAGCTTTCAATAAATGAAATGCTTCCAGCAGCTCATCAACACCAAATGCGACACTAGGTTGCCCCTGCCAATCATCAGGATTTCCTGTATGGTTAAAACAAAGATCTATAACGACAGTAATTAAGTCGTTCCTGGTTTTACCTAAGCGTATCACAGCGGCAGTCCCATGTTGTTTATGGTATAGCTTTACTTGGCTATTAGGGTGAAAATATGGTGTTGGCCGTGCGGTACTTTCACCGTTAGTAGGGTTTTCATTTACTGTTTTTTGTATGGATTGAGACCTTTCTCCACTATTTTGAACATTGAGTTTTTCTTTTGGCACAAACTCACTAAGATGAACGTCATTTAAAAATGGTTGTGTCTCTTTTGTTTCCTCCGGATTTTCAATAACAGTCGTAGAAGCTTCTGAAACATCTATAAAATCAATATCTTGATTTTCAGGCTCAAATTCCCATGGTTCTGGCATGTATTGTTCCTTTATTGCTATAGTTTACATTTGATTGCATATAGACTAGCTTTATGTCTAATTTCCATACATACAGTTTATTGATGTATTGGATGTCAGCTATGCTTGTATTACCTCAATTAATTATAAATCTCATGTAGTCTTTTAAAGCTCTATAATTGGATTAACACTTAATAAAAAGAACCTTGTAAATAACTCTATGAGTGAACTTCAAAATATTGCATCATTGTTGTCATTTCCTTCAGTATCAGAGTATTCGCGAAGCGTAGCGTTATACCTGATCTCACTTGCCCTAGAAACAGACCATTCTTTAATGGCTAAAGTCGAATCCTCCAGTGAAGTACCAGTAGAAAGCATCATCAGTTCAATTGAAAAGCTGTACAACAAACACCAACTTGTATTGTTCGACTTCGATGTAATTTGTAGGATTGCAAACTATGAACCCCAAGATTATTACGCCTCACTCATGTTAAAAAATGGGCTTGATTACACCAGCGTAAACCTCTGGTTTAAGAGGGCGGTTCTACAGACTGCATATCAACCCATTGCTTTTGCACAATTGAGTATTCCCGAATCACATCATGAACCTTAAAGATCTAAAAAGCGCATTTTCGCAGTTTACTAAATTAGAATTATCAACTTCAAAGAAGCGTGAGCAAGGTTACAATGAACTGATTCAAAATATAGTGGCAATACGATCAAGTTGTATTCCACCCCAAGTCTTATCAGCTTTTGATACTACTCCTTTCAATCAACTTCCTACACTGCTGGATAGAATCAACGCAGATCCTCTCGCGAGCTCGGATTTACGTTTGAAAATTAGCGTTACTGAAAAAGAGCAAAATAGGGACCTGAGCAAACTCAACTTAGTCATGGTTCAAGACACAATTCAAAGTTCGAAGAGGTGGCAAAACATAAGAGAGGTAGCACCAGCAAACAAACCTGATACTACCATCACAAAGAAAGGGAAATTATCTGATGGGCCATCATTCGAACGTTAAAGCATATCGTCATCTAGTACGCAAATATCTAAGTCTAGAAAATTTTCAAGCGAACGAAAGTAAAAGGATTGTTCCTCAAAATTCACCTCGTACATTAGGTAATATAATGCCATAGAAGGTGTTGAAGATATGATT from Vibrio chagasii includes:
- a CDS encoding TIR domain-containing protein, which codes for MARKIFISYKYADADVAPLNLGLLDFEPTTARRYVDVLQSNLSIFDHINKGEKDDEDLSDFKDSTIRSKLRDKIFDSSITIVLITKGMKSSFQKESEQWIPWEISYSLRESTRGFKTSRPNAILAVVIPDRMGSYDYFIQNGSCIQCNCRILRTDTLFEVLRKNMFNQKLPELSNCDSNVHTGQSVYLGEPSYIKVVKWNDFIADIDGNLDLALKLRDNIDSYNITKTVTTSDSMASMNLFGR
- a CDS encoding site-specific integrase produces the protein MATKLALNQSGMSAETISKLSKLHEKLESSNDNIKRLKVPLPDLSAAIDPNHPEIEKVLKNMKIFEVTRGGLSEATQRNLFSTLRSWCSYTTDIGLRYAFPINTQIFFYWFVHLQLEEHKSYATIVTRKNLFSIFFKLMDMPDATKERMIVERFKGLKRDMAKADLNKVTQRVAVPFRAQHLNALLPLMRDLEQTGLKNLRDLCVLIIAYCTGIREGEIGTILRKNISFSNGSITIKRVVSKTSSAPVEKSITNEYAEILNNYLAIVDNAIVLFNKAIDKEESNIEKMEEGVLKEMAKKKVPVRLTETNTYIFSWIYQNSMFKNGTTPMPGETIDRVFERAYKLLYTHDKNAIKHPDYGRIWTGHSGRVGACIDGKVIHNMSEADLMSIGDWTNMSTVMRYLRATGHLEASNIKLQGSLKSS